One window of the Lysobacter sp. S4-A87 genome contains the following:
- a CDS encoding glycosyltransferase family 39 protein, producing the protein MILERHVTLLTWRERIARAAHSREAFVVLLALIVAFGFLGARGIWDPDEGRYTNVALNMLDSGDWITPRRHHEVGHWTKPPMTYWAIASSVAVFGASPWSARLPSALSYLVCVLLVWKMAVRLAPGRQAAAATVYATMLFTVGASQFMTADYLLAAFATAAMWAFVEARFGDPAHGLRWLVLMWMSFAAAFLTKGPPGLMPLAVIIVFDQCMPGRDRFRLFRGMGVLLFAALALPWYVAVIRGHPGLLAYFVGEEVINRIATSEFSRHGRWYDWIWIYIPTLLLGTIPWTRWLLRWVKGLPKAVASWWRDPGRRAREAPQVLISLWIALPLLIFCVARSRMPLYLLPLFTPLALALALALRMPREWQVTASWRALGAWVLIMLLMKFAVAIWPTHKDASRWAEAIRARTSGPLREVIFVEDMARYGLHLHLGPHTEVEKIALAPYPQQAINPEYDDPLARELGEREANTLWICKQETFPEVRSRAMALGYQVEPLGEPFNGRVFFTAR; encoded by the coding sequence GTGATCCTGGAACGCCATGTTACCCTGCTGACATGGCGAGAGCGGATTGCCAGGGCTGCTCATTCCCGGGAAGCGTTCGTGGTGTTGCTCGCTTTGATCGTGGCGTTCGGCTTCCTGGGCGCGCGCGGGATATGGGACCCGGACGAGGGGCGATATACCAACGTCGCTCTGAACATGTTGGATAGTGGCGACTGGATCACGCCGCGGCGGCACCACGAGGTGGGGCACTGGACCAAGCCCCCCATGACCTACTGGGCTATTGCCAGCAGCGTAGCCGTTTTTGGCGCCAGTCCATGGTCTGCCCGACTCCCGTCGGCGCTGTCCTATCTGGTCTGCGTCCTGCTGGTATGGAAGATGGCGGTCCGGCTGGCGCCCGGAAGGCAGGCCGCGGCTGCGACGGTTTACGCCACCATGCTGTTCACGGTGGGGGCGTCGCAGTTCATGACGGCTGACTATCTTCTGGCGGCATTCGCCACCGCGGCGATGTGGGCTTTTGTCGAAGCCAGATTCGGTGATCCGGCCCACGGTTTGAGATGGTTGGTCCTGATGTGGATGTCCTTCGCGGCGGCCTTCCTGACCAAAGGGCCCCCCGGTCTCATGCCCTTGGCGGTAATCATCGTCTTCGACCAGTGCATGCCTGGAAGGGACCGGTTCCGTCTGTTCCGTGGCATGGGCGTCCTGCTGTTCGCAGCGCTTGCGCTTCCGTGGTACGTGGCGGTCATTCGCGGGCATCCAGGCCTTCTCGCATACTTCGTCGGCGAAGAAGTCATCAACCGGATCGCGACCAGCGAGTTCTCGCGCCATGGCCGCTGGTACGACTGGATCTGGATCTACATCCCGACGCTGTTGCTCGGAACTATCCCGTGGACGAGGTGGCTGCTACGGTGGGTCAAGGGGTTGCCGAAGGCAGTGGCCTCCTGGTGGCGGGATCCGGGGCGGCGCGCCCGAGAGGCGCCACAAGTGCTCATTTCGCTGTGGATCGCTCTTCCGCTGCTGATCTTTTGCGTGGCAAGGTCGAGGATGCCACTGTATCTACTTCCGCTCTTCACTCCGCTGGCGCTGGCGCTGGCACTGGCACTGAGAATGCCGCGGGAGTGGCAGGTAACAGCGTCCTGGCGTGCACTTGGTGCCTGGGTGCTGATTATGCTGCTCATGAAGTTCGCAGTCGCAATTTGGCCTACGCACAAGGATGCGTCCCGATGGGCCGAAGCGATACGGGCCAGGACATCAGGGCCATTGAGGGAAGTGATCTTCGTCGAGGACATGGCACGCTACGGCCTTCACCTCCATTTGGGGCCGCACACGGAAGTAGAGAAGATTGCCTTGGCACCGTATCCGCAGCAGGCCATCAACCCTGAATACGACGATCCACTGGCGCGCGAGCTGGGCGAACGGGAGGCGAATACGTTGTGGATATGCAAGCAGGAGACCTTTCCCGAGGTTCGCAGCAGAGCGATGGCATTGGGATATCAGGTCGAACCACTAGGCGAGCCATTCAACGGCAGGGTCTTCTTCACTGCGCGATAG
- a CDS encoding DUF6868 family protein translates to MAMNEIKDFLLWCACINYAVLLVWFILYVLARDWLYSMHGRWFRLSVEGFDAIHYSGMAIYKIGILLLNLVPFAALCLIP, encoded by the coding sequence ATGGCCATGAACGAGATCAAGGATTTTCTGCTCTGGTGTGCATGCATCAACTATGCAGTCCTGCTTGTCTGGTTCATTCTCTACGTGCTTGCCAGGGACTGGCTCTATTCCATGCACGGACGCTGGTTCAGGCTGTCGGTAGAAGGATTCGATGCCATCCACTATTCAGGAATGGCGATCTACAAGATCGGCATTCTGTTGCTCAACCTGGTTCCCTTCGCCGCGCTGTGCCTGATCCCGTGA
- a CDS encoding helix-turn-helix domain-containing protein, whose translation MLGMQAVQDDFAIAPPNLESPPSLTHCAPYLPGLEALVAGLPLLRRRVRARQYLFRAGQPRNALYLVHAGFFKTRILSDDGREKITGFRLRGDLLGMDALDMPRFTCDAIALDVGEVWELPCGDLRERLPQFQEQLTAMLASEIRRDWKWMLVTGSLNADQRVVSFLLDLSTRLEALGFSASSMFLRMTRADVGNFLSIQLETVVRALTRLQARGLIGVDRREIRILDAAGLRASLSQETTH comes from the coding sequence ATGCTAGGTATGCAGGCCGTACAAGACGACTTCGCGATTGCCCCGCCGAACCTGGAGTCGCCGCCGTCATTGACTCACTGCGCGCCGTACCTGCCTGGGCTGGAAGCGCTGGTGGCTGGCCTGCCCCTGCTGCGTCGACGCGTGCGTGCACGTCAGTACCTGTTCCGCGCCGGACAGCCGCGCAACGCTCTCTACCTGGTCCACGCCGGATTCTTCAAGACGCGGATCCTCAGCGATGACGGTAGGGAGAAGATCACTGGATTCCGCCTGCGCGGCGACCTGCTGGGCATGGACGCGCTCGACATGCCGCGCTTCACTTGCGACGCGATCGCACTCGACGTGGGTGAGGTCTGGGAGCTTCCCTGCGGCGATCTGCGCGAGCGACTGCCGCAGTTCCAGGAGCAGCTGACGGCGATGTTGGCCAGCGAGATCCGGCGCGATTGGAAATGGATGCTGGTGACAGGAAGCCTCAATGCCGACCAGCGGGTGGTTTCTTTCCTGCTGGACCTGTCGACGCGCCTGGAAGCCCTTGGCTTCAGCGCCAGCAGCATGTTCCTGCGCATGACCCGTGCGGATGTTGGCAACTTCCTGTCGATCCAGCTCGAGACGGTCGTGCGTGCACTCACCCGGCTGCAGGCAAGGGGCCTGATTGGCGTGGACCGGCGAGAGATCCGAATCCTGGACGCCGCCGGTCTGCGTGCTTCATTGAGCCAGGAAACCACCCACTGA
- a CDS encoding BON domain-containing protein: MEDKQLRQRVHEELAFERCIDTNSIVVKADNGVITLAGCVGTYIQKLAAERAAWRVRGVKAVVQGIIVRPGDGQVCDEEILARGRALLAWDSTLPGTIELIVQRGWVTLKGEVRWQFQRDGAERTLSHLSGITGISNNILIAVDRSAMQTVRAKKSIEHALRRNCEVPARQIRVDVLDGLVCLDGEVDTWSERLAAERAAWSAPGVREVVDRLTIR; the protein is encoded by the coding sequence ATGGAAGACAAGCAACTGCGACAGCGAGTGCACGAGGAGCTGGCGTTCGAGCGGTGCATCGATACGAACAGCATCGTCGTCAAGGCCGACAATGGCGTCATAACCCTAGCCGGCTGCGTGGGCACCTACATCCAGAAGCTTGCCGCCGAACGCGCCGCCTGGCGGGTCAGAGGCGTGAAGGCAGTAGTACAAGGCATCATCGTTCGCCCCGGCGATGGCCAGGTTTGCGACGAGGAGATCCTGGCACGGGGCCGTGCCCTTCTGGCGTGGGACTCCACGCTACCGGGCACCATCGAACTGATCGTCCAGCGGGGCTGGGTGACGCTGAAAGGCGAGGTCCGGTGGCAGTTCCAGCGCGACGGTGCGGAGCGCACCCTGTCGCACCTGTCCGGCATCACTGGCATCAGCAACAACATTCTGATTGCAGTCGATCGGTCTGCCATGCAGACGGTGCGGGCCAAGAAGAGCATCGAACACGCGCTCAGGCGAAACTGCGAAGTTCCAGCACGACAGATTCGGGTCGACGTCCTTGACGGACTGGTATGCCTCGATGGTGAAGTCGATACATGGAGCGAGCGCCTGGCTGCCGAACGCGCAGCCTGGTCGGCACCCGGAGTTCGCGAGGTTGTCGATCGCCTGACGATTCGCTGA
- a CDS encoding universal stress protein, producing MRDVLIHLATHHEWDYSALFAGRLSARLKASLTGALCCPPVAAAMAGDVGGMVAMAAVRPPPDLDALEGKRRRFGSWASSMGVSHSDLLICQTDANYALQSLARWHDLLVLPAGDSVPWGSEPALAEILVTSQAPCLVVPEGCQSSAEGECIAVAWDGSQAAAGALHAALPLLDRAKRIVALVGKNMQPPAAARMPHVDLERQLARHGLSCVREPVELGHHETDGAALLHAALGVNADLIVLGAFGRTRLSEWVLGGVSRYMLEHSPLPILMRH from the coding sequence ATGCGCGATGTGCTCATCCATCTGGCCACACACCACGAGTGGGATTACAGCGCCCTGTTTGCCGGGCGATTGTCAGCGAGATTGAAGGCCTCGCTGACCGGCGCCTTGTGCTGCCCCCCTGTTGCCGCCGCGATGGCCGGCGACGTCGGCGGAATGGTAGCGATGGCGGCGGTACGACCTCCTCCGGACCTGGACGCCCTGGAAGGAAAAAGGCGCCGCTTCGGCAGCTGGGCATCCTCGATGGGCGTCTCACACAGCGATCTGTTGATCTGCCAGACCGACGCAAACTACGCCCTGCAATCGCTCGCGCGGTGGCATGACCTGCTCGTGCTCCCGGCCGGCGACAGCGTGCCATGGGGATCGGAACCGGCGTTGGCTGAAATACTCGTGACCTCGCAGGCGCCGTGCCTCGTCGTACCCGAGGGATGCCAGTCGTCCGCTGAAGGCGAGTGCATCGCCGTCGCCTGGGACGGCTCGCAGGCGGCTGCAGGGGCGCTGCATGCGGCACTTCCCCTCCTGGATCGGGCCAAACGCATCGTGGCATTGGTCGGAAAGAACATGCAGCCACCGGCTGCAGCACGAATGCCGCATGTCGACCTGGAGCGCCAGCTCGCACGTCATGGCCTGTCGTGCGTGCGCGAACCCGTCGAGCTGGGCCACCACGAGACTGACGGCGCCGCACTCCTGCACGCGGCACTGGGTGTCAATGCCGACCTGATCGTGCTGGGAGCGTTCGGACGCACGCGGTTGAGCGAGTGGGTCCTGGGCGGCGTCTCGCGCTACATGCTCGAGCACAGCCCGCTTCCCATACTGATGCGCCACTGA
- a CDS encoding response regulator transcription factor: MRVLLVEDDPSLGEGIRTALRRAAYSVDWMQDGVKALAAIRDGGFDLVVLDLGLPYMDGIEVIRAARRAGSSTPILVLSARERASDRTLGLDVGADDYLGKPFDTSEFLARVRALMRRSAGTGNPLLIVGRLELDPARLAVSWRGRNIDLPRREFALLWSLMESPGRVVTRETLQQRLYGWDEDVASNAVDVHVHHIRKKLPPTLIRTVRGVGFALDEAVAADAAT, translated from the coding sequence ATGCGAGTGCTTCTCGTAGAAGACGATCCGTCGCTGGGCGAAGGCATCCGGACTGCGTTGCGGCGCGCGGCCTATAGCGTCGACTGGATGCAGGACGGAGTGAAGGCCTTGGCCGCCATTCGCGACGGCGGGTTTGATCTGGTGGTCCTTGATCTTGGCTTGCCCTACATGGATGGCATCGAAGTGATCCGCGCGGCGCGGCGCGCGGGTTCTTCGACGCCAATCCTGGTGCTGAGCGCTCGCGAGCGCGCATCGGATCGCACGCTCGGCCTTGACGTTGGCGCGGACGATTACCTTGGCAAGCCTTTTGACACATCCGAGTTCCTGGCGCGGGTGAGGGCGCTGATGCGGCGTAGCGCAGGTACCGGGAACCCGCTGTTGATCGTTGGGAGGCTGGAATTGGACCCGGCGCGTCTGGCGGTCAGTTGGCGGGGGCGCAACATCGATCTGCCTAGGCGCGAATTCGCCCTGCTGTGGTCGCTGATGGAGAGTCCAGGCCGCGTTGTGACGCGCGAGACGCTGCAGCAGCGGCTGTATGGCTGGGATGAGGATGTCGCCAGCAACGCCGTCGACGTGCACGTCCACCATATCCGCAAGAAGTTGCCACCGACCTTGATCCGCACCGTCCGAGGCGTAGGCTTCGCGCTGGACGAGGCTGTGGCAGCCGACGCGGCGACCTGA
- a CDS encoding SDR family oxidoreductase, whose amino-acid sequence MIVLSGRCVVLTGASGGIGAPLAGALVRRGAHVIAVGRQAAGLEALVDQHGARAITALAADVTDPAGRQRVASAARNHSASLLVLAHAQPAFGLFDEQPERLLRSVIDANLIAPMLLIRDLMPVLANHRQAAVVAIGSTLGNLAHPGFVAYGASKFGLRGLIEGLAREHADTVVTFQHLAPRATRTAFNSAAAEAMNRELGVTHDDPAEVAERLAWAIEDGERRLQLGWPESLFVRINSLWPALVDKSLSKKLAIVRRHASARNPNKDRLEATHDQA is encoded by the coding sequence ATGATCGTGCTGTCCGGGCGATGCGTTGTACTCACCGGCGCCAGCGGCGGAATTGGCGCACCTCTTGCCGGGGCACTGGTGCGCCGTGGCGCACACGTGATCGCGGTTGGCCGCCAGGCCGCAGGTCTGGAGGCGCTCGTCGACCAACATGGAGCCCGTGCAATCACTGCCCTGGCCGCCGACGTCACGGATCCGGCAGGTCGACAGCGGGTGGCCAGTGCGGCTCGGAATCACTCTGCATCGCTGCTGGTACTTGCCCACGCCCAGCCCGCATTCGGTTTGTTCGACGAACAGCCAGAGCGCCTGCTTCGGTCCGTGATCGACGCCAACCTGATCGCACCAATGCTGCTGATCCGCGACTTGATGCCGGTGCTTGCCAACCACAGGCAGGCGGCCGTGGTCGCGATCGGATCGACGCTGGGAAATCTGGCGCATCCCGGTTTCGTTGCCTACGGTGCGAGCAAGTTTGGACTGCGCGGCCTGATTGAAGGTCTCGCACGCGAACATGCCGATACCGTGGTGACCTTCCAGCACCTGGCTCCGCGCGCCACGCGCACGGCGTTCAATTCCGCCGCCGCGGAAGCGATGAATCGCGAGTTGGGGGTTACCCACGACGATCCCGCAGAAGTGGCCGAAAGGCTCGCTTGGGCCATCGAGGATGGCGAGAGGCGACTGCAGCTGGGATGGCCCGAATCGTTGTTCGTGCGCATCAACAGCCTCTGGCCTGCTCTGGTTGACAAAAGTTTGAGTAAGAAGCTCGCGATCGTGCGTCGCCACGCGAGCGCACGCAATCCCAACAAAGACCGCCTGGAGGCCACACATGATCAAGCTTGA
- a CDS encoding ATP-binding protein — protein sequence MSQGSLLAQLFEIVPDALILVDDGGKVVQANANAERLFGFATGRLLGLEVEALMPMASRHRHGLHRQDYMASPRIRQMGETGQSLIGQRLDGQQFPVEIALSPVDTEHGTRYLASIRDVSESQRARQAIIRARYDALVARIGHLALESTDENQLIQTLPPLLAAELDVDVVAMALIGLDGMITEVPASFGTEPEVIRTWTARQWSAISQELLGDRPMFLRDVSLLAEDEAFAEGALIPLLGRDRPAGVLIGLSRRPNGLDHDALHLLQSSANLLAALMQRRRTEEELAHAQRLDAIGQLTGGVAHDFNNLLTVMSGCLQLLEIECQDRPGAQDLIAGGLRSVSRGAELTTKLLAFARRQHLTPGGVVPHSLLQGLGTMLQRTLGDMVRLTIDCPDSVPAAYADVAHLETALVNLVLNARDALPAGGDITLSAQERWVTAGDGLPDMAPGHYVVFCVEDNGIGMSAETLARAIDPFFTTKDSGRGSGLGLSMVYGFARQSNGYLGIDSQPGRGTAVAIYLPVARSADSPAAPARPSLRGDGETVLVVEDESDVRAVAIAFLQSLGYRPLSADSATQAMAVLSENPDISLLFSDVILGNGMNGYALAQWAKSRHPGLRVLMTSGYDESADAVDADLRDRFELLRKPYRREGLAEAIRTCLW from the coding sequence ATGAGTCAGGGCAGTCTGCTCGCCCAGTTGTTCGAGATCGTGCCGGATGCGCTGATCCTGGTCGATGATGGCGGCAAAGTCGTACAGGCCAATGCCAATGCCGAGCGTCTTTTCGGCTTCGCCACGGGACGCTTGCTAGGTCTGGAAGTCGAGGCGTTGATGCCGATGGCCTCGCGCCATCGCCACGGACTTCATCGCCAGGATTACATGGCCAGCCCGCGTATTCGCCAGATGGGTGAAACCGGCCAGTCGCTCATCGGTCAACGCCTGGACGGGCAGCAGTTTCCCGTCGAGATCGCCCTGAGTCCCGTGGACACGGAGCATGGGACGCGTTACCTGGCTTCGATCCGTGACGTGTCGGAAAGCCAGCGCGCACGGCAGGCGATCATCCGTGCCCGCTACGATGCGCTGGTCGCGAGGATCGGCCACCTCGCGCTCGAATCGACCGACGAGAACCAGCTCATCCAGACCCTGCCGCCTTTGCTGGCGGCCGAACTGGATGTGGACGTGGTGGCGATGGCACTGATCGGGCTGGACGGCATGATCACCGAGGTTCCCGCTTCCTTCGGCACGGAGCCGGAGGTCATCCGGACATGGACGGCGCGGCAATGGTCCGCGATCAGTCAGGAATTGCTGGGTGATCGGCCAATGTTCCTGCGCGATGTCTCGCTCCTCGCCGAGGACGAGGCGTTCGCGGAGGGCGCGCTTATTCCCCTGCTTGGCAGGGATCGGCCGGCGGGAGTGCTGATCGGGCTGTCGCGGCGGCCGAACGGTCTCGACCACGACGCTCTGCACCTGTTGCAGTCTTCGGCCAACCTGCTGGCGGCGCTGATGCAGCGCCGCCGTACCGAGGAGGAGCTGGCGCACGCGCAGCGACTGGACGCAATCGGCCAGTTGACGGGAGGCGTCGCGCACGATTTCAACAATCTGTTGACGGTCATGTCCGGTTGCCTGCAGTTGCTTGAGATCGAGTGCCAGGATCGGCCAGGTGCGCAGGACCTGATTGCCGGTGGACTGCGTTCGGTGTCGCGTGGTGCGGAGCTCACGACGAAGCTGCTGGCATTCGCGCGTCGCCAGCACCTGACGCCCGGTGGGGTCGTTCCGCACTCGCTGCTGCAAGGGTTGGGTACGATGCTGCAGCGAACGCTGGGCGACATGGTCCGGCTGACCATCGACTGTCCGGACTCGGTGCCGGCCGCCTACGCCGATGTTGCCCATCTCGAGACAGCCTTGGTGAACCTCGTGCTGAATGCCCGCGATGCGTTGCCTGCTGGTGGCGACATCACGCTGTCCGCGCAGGAGCGGTGGGTCACTGCCGGTGATGGACTTCCGGACATGGCACCCGGCCACTATGTCGTCTTCTGCGTCGAAGACAACGGCATTGGTATGTCGGCCGAAACGCTCGCCCGCGCTATCGACCCGTTCTTCACAACCAAGGACTCAGGGCGCGGCAGCGGACTGGGCCTGAGCATGGTGTATGGCTTCGCTCGACAGAGCAATGGCTACCTCGGCATCGATAGCCAACCAGGTCGAGGCACCGCGGTGGCGATCTATCTGCCGGTCGCGCGCTCTGCAGACAGCCCTGCAGCGCCCGCAAGGCCATCCCTGCGCGGCGACGGTGAGACCGTGCTGGTGGTAGAAGACGAGTCCGATGTGCGCGCGGTCGCCATCGCGTTCCTGCAATCGCTGGGTTACAGGCCCCTTTCCGCGGACAGTGCCACGCAGGCGATGGCGGTTTTGTCGGAGAACCCGGACATTTCGCTGCTTTTCAGCGATGTCATCCTCGGGAATGGAATGAACGGGTATGCGCTGGCCCAGTGGGCGAAAAGCCGGCACCCGGGCCTTAGGGTCCTGATGACCTCAGGCTACGACGAGAGCGCCGACGCCGTGGATGCCGATTTACGCGACAGGTTCGAACTGCTTCGCAAGCCCTATCGTCGCGAGGGATTGGCGGAAGCGATCCGGACTTGCCTGTGGTAA
- a CDS encoding CBS domain-containing protein codes for MRVGDICTGEVACIQLNASVRQAAEAMQRCHVGTLVVVAGDERVPVGILTDRDIVLAVVATGIDAQAATVASAMTTSVATCRELQDPFDAIEIMRYRGVRRLPVVREDGRLVGMVSADDIFAAVSLRLRGLSEAMLKEQVREMECGPRRAMGGG; via the coding sequence ATGCGAGTCGGTGATATCTGTACAGGTGAAGTAGCCTGCATCCAGTTGAATGCGTCAGTCCGGCAGGCTGCGGAAGCCATGCAGCGCTGCCATGTGGGCACTCTGGTTGTCGTCGCAGGCGACGAGCGCGTGCCAGTGGGTATCCTCACGGATCGGGATATCGTGCTGGCGGTGGTTGCCACCGGCATAGATGCGCAGGCGGCGACCGTAGCAAGTGCGATGACCACATCCGTTGCAACGTGTCGCGAGCTGCAGGATCCGTTCGATGCGATCGAGATCATGCGCTATCGCGGCGTTCGCAGGCTGCCTGTGGTGCGCGAGGACGGACGCCTGGTCGGCATGGTCTCTGCCGACGACATCTTCGCGGCTGTCTCCCTTCGCCTGCGCGGGCTCAGCGAAGCAATGCTGAAGGAACAGGTCCGCGAAATGGAGTGCGGACCGCGAAGGGCGATGGGAGGCGGGTGA
- a CDS encoding ATP-binding protein, giving the protein MLVSLIGTMSVVMAVAGYFSYRAGLQEAGEMFDAKLAHSARVLVSLVDQPLDELVAHGPAEPLTINVWHGVAKGVGDDLVFPTGHAYETKLAFQVRDTSGRLLLRSDSGPDHALAPLQAGYRNVTIDGQNWRSFTLMAPSGYWYQAGELSDIRSELAQDIAFGTLLPLLIALPVMALLVWFLVTWALRNVVNLSRQIEQREADNLAALDLQAVPKELLGVARAVNGLMQRLDSAMKRERRFTADVAHELRTPISALKVHADNVCEARDGAEREEAQRLMQRSVTRLNHLVSQMLSLSRVDEGAGLRANVPVDMDSLVSHQVIEHRSIAAKRGITIELHSVPLQVAGDPIALDSLVRNVLDNAVRYTPEHGKVIVTVSPHESNARLEVEDSGPGIPPEARQRVFNRFHRELGTGVEGNGLGLAIVRSVLMLHRGRVELDASPGLGGLRVIAEIPLR; this is encoded by the coding sequence ATGCTGGTGTCGCTGATCGGGACGATGTCCGTTGTGATGGCCGTCGCCGGCTATTTCAGCTACCGGGCCGGGCTCCAGGAGGCCGGCGAGATGTTCGACGCCAAGCTCGCGCACTCGGCGCGCGTGCTGGTGAGCCTGGTTGACCAACCGCTTGACGAGCTGGTTGCCCACGGTCCCGCCGAGCCACTGACCATCAATGTCTGGCACGGCGTCGCAAAAGGCGTCGGGGATGATCTCGTGTTCCCGACTGGCCACGCATATGAAACCAAGTTGGCCTTCCAGGTCCGCGACACGTCCGGCCGCCTGCTGCTCCGCTCCGACAGTGGCCCGGACCACGCACTGGCACCGCTGCAGGCCGGCTATCGCAATGTCACCATTGACGGCCAGAACTGGCGAAGCTTCACGCTGATGGCACCGTCAGGCTACTGGTACCAGGCGGGAGAGCTGTCCGATATTCGCAGCGAGCTGGCCCAGGACATTGCCTTCGGCACGTTGTTGCCCTTGCTGATCGCTCTGCCGGTCATGGCTCTGCTGGTGTGGTTTCTGGTTACGTGGGCTCTGCGCAATGTTGTGAATCTTTCGCGCCAGATCGAACAGCGCGAGGCGGACAACCTGGCTGCACTGGACCTGCAGGCCGTCCCGAAAGAACTGCTGGGTGTGGCGCGGGCCGTCAACGGGCTGATGCAGCGCCTTGATTCGGCGATGAAGCGGGAGCGACGGTTCACGGCAGATGTGGCACACGAACTTCGAACTCCCATCTCGGCCTTGAAGGTGCACGCAGACAACGTGTGCGAGGCCCGCGATGGCGCGGAGCGGGAAGAGGCACAGCGGTTGATGCAACGAAGCGTGACGCGATTGAATCATCTGGTTTCGCAGATGCTCTCGCTCAGTCGTGTCGACGAGGGGGCGGGTCTACGGGCCAACGTCCCGGTCGACATGGACTCGCTGGTTAGCCATCAGGTGATCGAGCACCGGTCGATCGCGGCGAAGCGAGGCATCACCATCGAACTGCATTCAGTTCCGTTGCAGGTGGCCGGCGATCCCATCGCCCTGGACTCACTGGTTCGGAACGTTCTTGACAACGCGGTGCGATACACGCCAGAACACGGGAAAGTTATCGTCACCGTGTCGCCGCACGAGAGCAACGCCAGACTGGAAGTCGAGGACAGCGGCCCCGGCATTCCGCCGGAGGCCAGGCAACGCGTGTTCAACCGGTTCCACCGCGAGCTGGGCACCGGTGTCGAAGGAAACGGTCTCGGGCTCGCGATCGTGCGCAGCGTTCTGATGCTCCATCGAGGACGGGTAGAGCTTGATGCGTCGCCAGGACTGGGTGGCCTGCGCGTCATCGCCGAGATACCGCTCAGGTGA
- a CDS encoding response regulator — MDDDPDVSALLARYLAGHGFRTSIAGSGAELDLALGNGPVDLILLDLGLPDEDGLIVLRRLQTHGIPVIVVTGRGEPVERVVGLELGADDYVTKPFDFRELLARMRSVLRRVQPEERPASPSLRAVAFDGMQLDTSTRRLTDRQGCATALTTGEFALLCTLLDHPNQTLSRDQLMNCLHGRDVGPFDRSIDVQIGRLRRKVERDPAYPQLIQSVRGVGYVFAAAVRQK, encoded by the coding sequence GTGGACGACGATCCTGACGTGAGCGCCCTGCTGGCTCGCTATCTGGCCGGACACGGCTTTCGGACGAGCATCGCCGGTAGCGGTGCCGAGCTGGACCTGGCACTGGGGAACGGTCCGGTGGACCTGATACTGCTCGACCTGGGCCTGCCGGACGAGGATGGCCTGATCGTGTTGCGACGCCTGCAGACGCACGGCATTCCGGTGATCGTGGTTACCGGGCGTGGCGAGCCTGTCGAGCGGGTGGTGGGGCTGGAACTTGGGGCGGACGACTACGTCACCAAGCCGTTCGACTTCAGGGAGTTGCTCGCCCGAATGCGTTCGGTGTTGCGGCGGGTCCAGCCCGAGGAGCGTCCCGCGTCACCTTCACTGCGCGCGGTCGCGTTCGATGGCATGCAGCTGGACACGTCGACGCGTCGGCTGACGGATCGGCAAGGCTGCGCCACGGCACTGACGACCGGCGAGTTTGCGCTCCTGTGCACGCTCCTGGACCATCCGAACCAGACGTTGTCCCGGGACCAGTTGATGAACTGCCTGCACGGGCGCGACGTCGGGCCGTTCGATCGCTCGATCGATGTGCAGATCGGCCGGCTGCGCCGCAAGGTCGAACGCGATCCCGCGTACCCGCAACTGATCCAGTCCGTTCGTGGTGTCGGCTACGTGTTTGCGGCGGCGGTCCGGCAGAAATGA